CCAGAGGGCGCATCCGTGATCAAGCTGCGACGGCTGAGGTCCGTCGACGACACGCCCGTGGTACTCTCCACCAGCTTTCTCCCGTATGCGCTGTGTCCCGCACTCCTCGAGGAAGACCTGTCGCGGGCATCGCTCTATAAGTTTCTCGAGACAAAGTACGCGTTCGAGATCGCAACCGGCATCCGCCGCATCGAAGCCGTCGCCGCCGGACGGGACGACGCGCACATGTTGAAGATCAAGACCGGGGCGCCGCTGCTCGTTGTGCAGACCACGACGTACCTCCGCGACGGCCGGCCGGTGGATTTCTCCATCTCCAAGCATCGGGCGGATCGGACTCAGTTTGAAACGCACCTAATCCGTTCGCCACGGCCGAGATCGCTGTCCGCGGTGGCCGGCAGATGACGGTCGCGAGACAGCGGGGGCAGACGCCAGTAGCGGCTTCCGTGGGGGACACACCGTCCGGCGGGTCGACTGTGCTGGCCCACCCCAAGATCCTGATCGAAGACGTCATGTTCGAATATCCTGATCCTCGGTCGGACGCGCGACTGCGGGCGCTCGACGGGGTGACGATCCGCGTGCGGAAGAATGAGTTCTTCTGCGTCCTCGGCCCGAGCGGCTGCGGAAAGTCGACGCTGCTCTACTTGATCGCCGGCCTGCAGCGTCCGACCCAGGGGCGGATCTTGGTCGACGGCACGCCCGTCAAAGGCCCCGG
The bacterium genome window above contains:
- the phnF gene encoding phosphonate metabolism transcriptional regulator PhnF, with protein sequence MELNLPPTPIERTNPTPYYAQLAAILRRRVDAGQWKIGDQLPSEAELEQAYSVSRTVVRQALTVLTNEGLVDRRKGKGTFVAERKYTPALFETLASFYDEMAARGHPPVSKILTLRREPAPHDAAKALQLPEGASVIKLRRLRSVDDTPVVLSTSFLPYALCPALLEEDLSRASLYKFLETKYAFEIATGIRRIEAVAAGRDDAHMLKIKTGAPLLVVQTTTYLRDGRPVDFSISKHRADRTQFETHLIRSPRPRSLSAVAGR